A region from the Vicia villosa cultivar HV-30 ecotype Madison, WI linkage group LG3, Vvil1.0, whole genome shotgun sequence genome encodes:
- the LOC131660745 gene encoding endoglucanase 16-like: protein MDTKRLYLAIFVSWLTLFQENMLHVNGGLNYKEALTKSLIFLEAQRSGKLPPNNRVPWRGDSALDDGKLANVDLAGGYYDAGDNVKYGLPMAFTVTSLSWAAIFYKAELQATKEMGNIQDAIKWGTDYFLKCSSRRNRLYVEVGDPHEDHNCWAPPEKMKTKRSIKVIDPNQPGSEIAAETAAAMASSSIVFRSIDRKYARSLLNKAKLLFDFAKSHRGTYDGTCPFYCSYSGYNDELMWAAAWLYMATKKPVYMKYIQEEAISASVAEFSWDLKYAGVQVLLTQLHFEGHKGLETFKLHGESYICSVLPESPYHQINLSPGGYIHLRDGANSQYATSTSYLFTVYSDLLAKYKQKIKCGGKEFDSSHLLAFARQQIDYILGKNPAGRSYMVGFGKNPPTQAHHRGASVPTLAPNEEVSCPMSFGKWLQRDAPNPHELTGAIVGGPDINDKFNDKRTDSPMTEPCTYVNSLAVGTLAKLASLG from the exons ATGGATACTAAAAGACTATATTTAGCCATCTTTGTATCATGGCTTACTTTGTTCCAAGAAAACATGTTACATGTCAATGGTGGACTTAATTATAAAGAAGCTCTCACAAAATCTCTTATCTTCTTAGAGGCACAAAGATCAGGGAAACTCCCTCCCAATAATAGAGTCCCTTGGAGAGGAGACTCAGCGCTCGACGATGGCAAACTCGCAAAT GTGGATTTAGCTGGAGGATATTATGATGCAGGAGATAATGTGAAATATGGGTTACCTATGGCTTTTACTGTAACTTCATTATCATGGGCTGCAATATTTTACAAAGCAGAACTTCAAGCAACAAAGGAAATGGGAAATATTCAAGATGCAATTAAATGGGGCACAGATTATTTTCTAAAATGTAGCTCTAGAAGAAACAGGTTATATGTTGAGGTAGGAGACCCTCATGAGGATCACAATTGTTGGGCTCCACCTGAAAAAATGAAGACAAAAAGATCTATTAAAGTTATTGATCCTAATCAACCTGGTTCTGAGATTGCTGCTGAAACTGCTGCTGCAATGGCTTCTTCTTCCATCGTTTTTCGATCCATCGATCGTAAATATGCTCGCAGTCTCCTCAACAAAGCAAAATTG cttttcgattttgcgAAATCACATAGAGGAACCTATGATGGAACATGCCCCTTCTACTGCTCCTATTCAGGCTATAAT GATGAACTAATGTGGGCAGCAGCATGGCTATACATGGCAACAAAGAAACCAGTATACATGAAATATATACAAGAAGAAGCAATTAGTGCCAGTGTTGCTGAATTCAGCTGGGATCTTAAATACGCTGGAGTTCAAGTTCTGTTAACTCAGTTACATTTTGAGGGTCATAAAGGTCTTGAAACATTCAAATTACACGGCGAAAGTTATATATGTTCGGTCCTTCCTGAAAGTCCTTACCATCAGATTAATTTGTCTCCAG GTGGATATATTCATTTGAGAGATGGAGCCAACTCACAATATGCCACAAGCACATCATACTTGTTCACTGTTTATAGTGATTTGCTTgccaaatataaacaaaaaatcaaaTGTGGAGGCAAAGAATTCGACTCGTCGCATCTCCTTGCTTTTGCTAGGCAACAA ATCGATTACATATTGGGGAAAAATCCAGCAGGAAGATCATACATGGTAGGATTTGGGAAAAACCCACCAACACAAGCTCACCATAGAGGTGCTTCAGTGCCAACATTGGCACCAAATGAAGAGGTAAGTTGTCCAATGAGCTTTGGAAAATGGCTACAAAGAGATGCACCAAATCCACATGAGTTAACTGGAGCCATTGTTGGTGGGCCTGACATCAATGACAAGTTCAATGACAAACGTACAGATTCACCTATGACAGAACCTTGTACATATGTTAATTCTCTTGCTGTTGGAACTCTAGCTAAGCTTGCTTCTTTGGGTTAA
- the LOC131660746 gene encoding guanine nucleotide-binding protein alpha-2 subunit-like has protein sequence MGLVCSRNRRYRDSDPEENAQAAEIERRIESETKAEKHIQKLLLLGAGESGKSTIFKQIKLLFQTGFDEAELRSYTPVIFANVYQTIKVLHDGAKELAQNDLNSAKYVISDESKDIGEKLSEIGGRLDYPHLTKDLAKEIEALWEDAAIQETYARGNELQVPDCTKYFMENLQRLSDANYVPTKEDVLYARVRTTGVVEIQFSPVGENKRSGEVYRLFDVGGQKNERRKWIHLFEGVTAVIFCAAISEYDQTLFEDESKNRMMETKELFEWILKQPCFEKTSFMLFLNKFDIFEKKILNVPLNVCEWFKDYQPVSTGKQEIEHAYEFVKKKFEELYFQSSAPDRVDRVFKIYRTTALDQKVVKKTFKLVDETLRRRNLFEAGLL, from the exons ATGGGCTTAGTTTGCAGCAGAAATCGGCGATACCGGGATTCTGATCCTGAAGAAAATGCACAG GCAGCAGAAATTGAGAGAAGAATAGAGTCAGAAACAAAGGCTGAAAAACATATTCAGAAACTTCTACTACTAG GTGCGGGAGAGTCCGGGAAATCTACAATCTTTAAGCAG ATTAAACTTTTGTTTCAAACTGGCTTTGATGAGGCTGAGCTAAGAAGCTACACACCAGTCATTTTTGCTAATGTATATCAGACTATAAAA GTACTTCATGATGGGGCAAAGGAGTTGGCTCAAAACGATCTTAATTCTGCAAAGTATGTTATATCCGATGAGAGCAAG GACATTGGTGAAAAACTTTCAGAAATTGGAGGCAGGCTGGACTATCCACATCTCACCAAGGATCTTGCAAAGGAAATAGAGGCTTTATGGGAGGATGCTGCCATTCAG GAAACATATGCCCGTGGTAATGAACTCCAAGTTCCTGATTGTACCAAATATTTCATGGAAAATCTGCAGAGGCTGTCTGATGCAAATTACGTTCCTACAAAG GAGGATGTTTTGTATGCAAGAGTTCGTACAACTGGTGTTGTGGAGATCCAGTTCAG CCCTGTTGGAGAAAATAAGAGAAGTGGTGAAGTCTATAGACTCTTTGATGTTGGTGGCCAGAAAAATGAGAGGAGAAAGTGGATCCATCTTTTTGAAGGAGTTACAGCTGTTATATTTTGTGCTGCAATTAGCGA GTATGATCAAACACTTTTTGAGGATGAAAGCAAGAACAGAATGATGGAAACTAAGGAACTTTTTGAATGGATCCTGAAGCAACCATGTTTTGAG AAAACATCCTTCATGTTATTTTTGAACAAGTTTGACATATttgagaagaagatcctgaat GTTCCGCTCAACGTATGTGAATGGTTCAAAGATTATCAGCCAGTTTCAACAGGGAAACAAGAGATCGAGCACGCATATGA GTTTGTGAAGAAAAAGTTTGAGGAATTGTACTTCCAGAGCTCTGCTCCTGACCGTGTAGACCGTGTCTTCAAGATCTATCGGACCACTGCCCTTGATCAGAAGGTTGTGAAGAAGACTTTCAAGCTTGTTGATGAGACGTTGAGGCGGAGGAATCTTTTTGAAGCTGGATTATTATGA
- the LOC131655232 gene encoding endoglucanase 16-like, which yields MDTKSLYLAIIVSWLTLFQGDMLLVKAQFNYKEALTKSLIFLEAQRSGKLPPNNRVPWRGDSAVNDGKLANVDLSGGYYDAGDNVKYGLPMAFTVTSLSWAAIFYKTELESTNEMRNIHDAIKWGTDYFLKCSSRRNRLYVEVGDPVDDHNCWAPPEKMKTKRSVKVIDTNTPGSEIAAETSAAMAASSIVFRHIDRRYARRLLNKAKLLFEFAKSHRATYDGECPFYCSYSGYNDELMWAATWLYMATKKPIYMKYIQEEAISASVSEFSWDLKYAGVQVLLTQLHFEGQKGLETFKLHGENYICSVLPESPYHQITLSPGGFIHMRDGANTQYATSTSYLFTVYSDLLAKYRQKIKCGGKEFDSSHLLAFAKKQIDYILGNNPEGRSYMVGFGKNPPTQAHHRGASVPTLTLNEVINCPMSFGKWLQRDAPNPHELTGAIVGGPDINDKFDDKRTDSPKTEPCTYVNSLAVGTLAKLASLG from the exons ATGGATACTAAAAGCCTATATTTAGCCATCATTGTATCATGGCTTACTTTATTCCAAGGAGACATGTTACTTGTTAAAGCTCAATTTAATTACAAGGAAGCTCTCACAAAATCTCTTATCTTCTTAGAGGCACAAAGATCAGGAAAACTCCCTCCAAATAATAGAGTCCCTTGGAGAGGAGACTCTGCGGTCAACGACGGCAAACTCGCAAAT GTGGATTTATCTGGAGGATATTATGATGCAGGGGACAATGTGAAATATGGGCTACCAATGGCATTCACAGTTACTTCATTATCATGGGCTGCAATATTTTACAAAACCGAACTTGAATCGACAAACGAAATGAGAAATATTCATGATGCAATTAAATGGGGCACAGATTATTTTCTAAAATGTAGTTCTAGAAGAAATAGGTTATATGTTGAGGTAGGAGACCCAGTTGATGATCACAACTGTTGGGCTCCACCTGAAAAAATGAAGACAAAAAGATCTGTTAAAGTTATTGATACTAATACACCTGGTTCTGAGATTGCTGCTGAAACTTCTGCTGCAATGGCTGCTTCTTCCATCGTTTTTAGACACATCGATCGTAGATATGCTCGCCGTCTCCTCAATAAAGCAAAATTG CTTTTCGAGTTTGCAAAATCACATAGAGCAACCTATGATGGAGAATGTCCCTTCTACTGCTCCTATTCAGGCTATAAT GATGAACTAATGTGGGCAGCAACATGGCTATACATGGCAACAAAGAAACCAATATACATGAAATATATACAAGAAGAAGCAATTAGTGCTAGTGTTTCTGAATTCAGCTGGGACCTTAAATACGCTGGAGTTCAAGTTCTTTTAACTCAGTTACATTTTGAGGGTCAGAAAGGTCTTGAAACATTCAAATTACACGGCGAAAATTACATATGTTCGGTTCTTCCTGAAAGTCCTTACCATCAAATAACTTTGTCTCCAG GTGGATTTATTCATATGAGAGATGGAGCCAACACACAATATGCCACTAGTACATCTTACTTGTTCACTGTTTATAGTGATTTGCTTGCCAAATATAGACAAAAAATCAAATGTGGAGGCAAAGAATTTGACTcatctcatctccttgcttttgCTAAGAAACAA ATTGATTACATATTGGGGAATAATCCAGAAGGAAGATCATACATGGTAGGATTTGGAAAAAACCCGCCGACACAAGCTCACCATAGAGGTGCTTCAGTGCCAACGTTGACACTGAATGAAGTGATAAATTGTCCAATGAGCTTTGGAAAATGGCTACAAAGAGATGCACCAAATCCACATGAGTTAACTGGAGCCATTGTTGGTGGACCTGACATCAACGACAAGTTCGATGATAAGCGAACCGATTCACCTAAGACTGAACCTTGCACATATGTTAATTCTCTTGCTGTTGGAACTCTTGCTAAACTTGCTTCTTTGGGTTAA